From the genome of Longispora fulva:
TCGACGGCGAGGGCCGCGCGTTCGATCTCGACGAGGTCGTCCCAGTCGGTGTCCGTCGCGGTGGCCGGGTCGAACGGTGCGATGTGCATGATGGCTCCCCGTGTCGCGTTCCGACGACCCACGATAGCGACCGCGACGCTGATCTGGTGCCTGGTGCCTGGTGCCTGGTGCCTGGTGGCCGGTGCCGGTCGGCCGCCAGCTGCCGACGACGCGGCCCGCGCCGGGGCCTCAGGCCGTCCGGGCCAGGAACGACTCCAGTGCCGCGCCGAACGCCTCCGGCCGGTCCAGGTTCACCATGTGCCCCGCCCCGGGCACCGTGACCAGCCGCGCGTCGGCCGCCTCGCCCCGCAGCCGCTCGGCGGCCCGCAGGATGTCCGTCGAGTCCAGGTCGCCGACCACCACGTCGACCGGCATCGCCAGCTCCCCGAACCGGCCGCCCGCCCCGACCTCGACGACCGTGCCCGCGCTGCCGGCGTGCCGGAGCAGCGTGCCCCGGGCCATCGCCGCGCACCGGGCCCGCACCTCGACCCCGACCTGCTCCGGGGCGCGGTGCGGTCCGTCCACCCAGACGCGCAGCAGTGCCTCCAGCAGGGCCCCGGCGTCGCGGGCCGCCACGGCGCGGTCGATCTCCGCCAGGCACGCCAGCACGTACGGATCCGAGAACTCCATACCGCTGTACCCGGGGCCGACCAGCAGCATCGCCGCCACCCGTTCCTGCGCGCGGAGGGCGAAGTCGATCGCGGTCCGGGCGCCCAGGGACAACCCGACGAGGGTCACCCGGTCGAGCCCGAGGTGGTCGAGGAGCCCGGCCAGGTCCTCGGTGGAGGTGAACTCCCCGGCCGGACGGGTCGAGGACTCCCCGTGACTGCGGGCGTCCAACCGGACCACGTCGTGGCCGCCGGCCAGCACCGCGAACTCGACATCCCACTGCGACCGGTCGAGGACCCCCGCGTGCAGCAGCACCACGGGCCGACCCGATCCCGCCCGCTCGTAGGCCAGCTCGCCCTGGCGGACCCGTGCGCGTGACGTCATCGTCCACCCCCTGGTCATCGACCGCTTCCGTGAGCCTAGCCCTTCGTGCCTGGTCGGAGCGGGCTTCGCGTCCGGAGGTCCGATCCGGCTGGCGGGCCAGCGGTCCGTCCGCTATGGTCTCTGCGCCGGGTGACCACCCCGAGCCCGCGAGTCCTCGCCTCGAAACCCCGCGTCCCTGACGCGGAGATTCGAGGCTTTTTTGTGCCCTGAACACAGGTCACGAGGCGCTCGACGAGAGGTGAGAACGCATGGTGATCAATCGGAACCACACCTGGCTGTGGGCCGGTGTCAGAGCCGGTCGAACAGCCAGCGCGGGCCGGCCGTTGTCGCGCCGAGCGCCCTCACCCGGTCGCGCAGTCCCCGGTCGGCCGTCACCACCGTGACCATGCGGCCGGGGTCGGCGGCCAGCGCTTCCGCCACGAGTGCCACGATCCGGTCGTCCCCGGAGCCCGGAGCGTGCACGACCGTGACCCGGCCACCCGCCGACGGGCCCGGAGCCGCAGGCGTGCCCGGCACCGCGGCGTGCGGATCGGCCGGACGATCGGGGCCGGCCCTGTCGACCCGCGCCCGGCCCTCCGTGACGAGAACGAGGGCGTCGTCA
Proteins encoded in this window:
- a CDS encoding alpha/beta fold hydrolase, with translation MTSRARVRQGELAYERAGSGRPVVLLHAGVLDRSQWDVEFAVLAGGHDVVRLDARSHGESSTRPAGEFTSTEDLAGLLDHLGLDRVTLVGLSLGARTAIDFALRAQERVAAMLLVGPGYSGMEFSDPYVLACLAEIDRAVAARDAGALLEALLRVWVDGPHRAPEQVGVEVRARCAAMARGTLLRHAGSAGTVVEVGAGGRFGELAMPVDVVVGDLDSTDILRAAERLRGEAADARLVTVPGAGHMVNLDRPEAFGAALESFLARTA